In one Brevibacterium sp. CBA3109 genomic region, the following are encoded:
- a CDS encoding TetR-like C-terminal domain-containing protein — MCHDTHKTQATPNGRPLDDELTGRVLNEVREALGDEGFVNLKIEKVAAAVGCDKTTIYRRWPTKAEFVAAAILDGVDPGETPDTGDVVEGLVEHAWQHVRNFKHDGQLTPTHNRTLLAMFDAEVIPLIEARYMKKRHAMGREILDRAVARGQASSSLDQDLIIDTIAGLTLFRLSLKPDARVHSDAELKDSHRKLVRSLVASPD; from the coding sequence GTGTGCCACGACACACATAAGACGCAAGCCACACCTAATGGCCGACCGCTCGACGACGAGCTGACCGGACGAGTGCTCAACGAAGTGCGCGAGGCTCTCGGCGATGAGGGTTTCGTCAATCTCAAGATTGAGAAGGTCGCCGCTGCCGTCGGCTGTGACAAGACAACGATCTATCGTCGCTGGCCGACCAAGGCTGAGTTCGTGGCGGCGGCAATTCTCGATGGGGTCGACCCCGGTGAAACACCGGATACGGGTGACGTCGTCGAGGGCCTAGTCGAACATGCTTGGCAGCACGTCCGGAACTTCAAACACGACGGGCAGCTCACGCCTACACACAACCGCACACTCCTGGCGATGTTCGATGCTGAGGTCATTCCACTCATCGAGGCGCGCTACATGAAGAAGCGTCACGCGATGGGCCGGGAGATTTTGGACCGTGCCGTTGCCCGTGGACAGGCGAGCAGCAGTCTCGATCAGGATCTGATCATCGACACCATAGCCGGGCTGACTCTGTTCCGTCTCTCGCTCAAACCCGACGCCAGAGTTCACAGCGATGCCGAGCTCAAGGATTCCCACCGAAAACTGGTGCGGTCCCTGGTCGCGTCCCCGGACTGA
- a CDS encoding M20 family metallopeptidase produces MSTDFKTEALSLTTELRDLRRELHRNPELGLELPFTQQKILDALEGLPLEIATGTGLSSVIAVLRGGKPGPTVLLRGDMDALPVTEATGLDFASINGNMHACGHDLHVTGLVGAAKLLSAHQAELAGTVAFMFQPGEEGLGGAKSMLEEGMFESIGTTPDAAYAIHVAPGVPGTFVSRPGTIMAGANTLHVTMHGKGGHSSRPEDSTDPIRPLMEFGQALYSMITGTFSVFDPIVAEVTQLEAGNAVNIIPPTAKLGASVRTLSTETTKKFPKAATRLAESIAAAHGCTAGVVWNEQYPVTINDADETEFVAATLRETFGADRYVQAPDPIMGSEDFSFVLNEVPGAFIFLFISPDDIDPTTAATNHSPEVLFDDAYLPDQAAALATLAWERSLRG; encoded by the coding sequence ATGTCGACTGATTTCAAGACAGAGGCGCTGTCCCTGACCACCGAGCTGCGTGACCTGCGCCGTGAGCTTCACCGCAATCCTGAGCTGGGGTTGGAGCTGCCCTTCACTCAGCAGAAGATCCTTGATGCCCTCGAGGGTCTGCCGCTGGAGATCGCGACGGGTACCGGTCTCAGCTCGGTCATCGCTGTGCTCCGCGGTGGCAAGCCCGGCCCCACGGTTCTGCTGCGCGGAGACATGGATGCCCTGCCCGTCACCGAGGCCACAGGTCTCGACTTCGCATCGATCAACGGAAACATGCACGCCTGCGGCCATGATCTGCACGTGACGGGTCTCGTCGGTGCGGCCAAACTGCTGTCCGCGCACCAGGCCGAACTTGCCGGTACCGTTGCCTTCATGTTCCAGCCCGGCGAAGAGGGACTGGGCGGAGCGAAGAGCATGCTCGAGGAAGGAATGTTCGAGTCCATCGGCACGACACCCGATGCCGCCTACGCGATCCACGTCGCTCCCGGCGTTCCCGGTACCTTCGTCAGCCGCCCAGGCACCATCATGGCCGGAGCCAACACTCTCCATGTGACGATGCACGGCAAGGGCGGGCACAGCTCACGCCCCGAGGACTCCACCGATCCCATTCGTCCGCTCATGGAGTTCGGACAGGCCCTGTATTCGATGATCACCGGAACGTTCAGCGTATTCGACCCCATCGTCGCCGAGGTGACTCAGCTCGAGGCCGGCAACGCCGTCAACATCATCCCCCCGACAGCGAAGCTCGGTGCCTCCGTGCGCACGCTGTCGACCGAGACCACGAAGAAGTTCCCCAAAGCCGCGACCCGCTTGGCCGAATCGATCGCGGCTGCACACGGATGCACCGCCGGGGTGGTGTGGAACGAGCAGTATCCTGTGACGATCAACGATGCGGACGAAACCGAGTTCGTCGCGGCGACGCTCAGGGAGACTTTCGGCGCTGACCGCTACGTACAGGCACCCGATCCGATCATGGGCTCCGAGGACTTCTCCTTCGTGCTCAATGAGGTGCCCGGTGCGTTCATCTTCCTCTTCATCTCCCCGGACGACATCGATCCTACGACGGCTGCGACGAACCACTCGCCTGAGGTCCTCTTCGATGACGCATACCTGCCGGACCAGGCTGCGGCGCTGGCCACCCTTGCATGGGAGCGGTCTCTGCGAGGCTGA
- a CDS encoding MgtC/SapB family protein: protein MGSHIDFFGPTGLIQAELLLASFVLCSLIGFERQFRQKSAGYRTHVLVGIGTCAFTLVSAYGFAGVLENDIRLDPSRIAAQIVSGVGFLGAGVIFKGRNMVRGLTTAATVWVTAAVGMACGAGMLSLAMMLTALHLLTLFVIAPLIRQIPDSDHRKLLRITYKDGSGVLRDILAVAGTMGYSNTIVDSKRFESEDGVRMVQIDVKFEGKPPLHMLTPSLMELSGVDKVSMREDQVHSVDEDGDTV from the coding sequence ATGGGTTCACACATCGACTTCTTCGGTCCGACCGGCCTCATCCAGGCCGAGTTGCTCCTGGCCAGCTTCGTCCTGTGCTCGCTGATCGGATTCGAACGGCAGTTTCGGCAGAAGAGCGCGGGCTATCGCACCCACGTTCTCGTGGGCATCGGTACATGTGCGTTCACGTTGGTCTCCGCCTACGGGTTCGCCGGTGTGCTCGAGAATGACATCCGCTTGGATCCGTCGAGGATCGCGGCGCAGATCGTCTCAGGCGTGGGCTTCCTGGGTGCTGGTGTGATCTTCAAGGGCCGGAACATGGTGCGCGGACTCACTACAGCCGCCACCGTATGGGTGACGGCTGCCGTCGGCATGGCCTGCGGAGCGGGAATGCTGTCCTTGGCTATGATGCTCACTGCGCTCCACCTGCTGACGTTGTTCGTCATCGCTCCCCTGATCCGGCAGATCCCCGACAGCGATCACCGCAAACTGCTGCGCATCACCTACAAGGACGGTTCTGGGGTCCTCCGCGATATCCTCGCTGTGGCCGGCACCATGGGCTACTCGAACACGATCGTCGATTCCAAACGCTTCGAATCCGAGGACGGAGTGCGCATGGTCCAGATCGATGTGAAGTTCGAGGGCAAACCACCCCTGCATATGCTCACACCGTCGCTGATGGAACTGTCCGGCGTCGACAAGGTGAGCATGCGCGAGGATCAGGTCCACTCGGTCGACGAAGACGGCGACACCGTCTGA
- a CDS encoding DsbA family oxidoreductase, protein MRIEIWSDIACPWCFIGKRRFETALDGFAHKDDVEVEWRSYQLDPSLPDHYAGTETEYLSQAKGMPADQVRQMFDHVTQQAAGEGLDYDFDAIVVANSFTAHRFLHLAKTHGVMNQVKEELLSGHFEKGRNIGDVDYLAAVAQTVGIDDDETRRVLSSDEYTAEVKADIAEAQALGATGVPFFVINRKYGISGAQSPEVFAQALETAWDESQNLTVLAGAGSGADDATSDKGDDETFRDGAVCGPEGCD, encoded by the coding sequence ATGAGGATTGAAATCTGGTCGGATATCGCCTGCCCCTGGTGCTTCATCGGAAAACGTCGCTTCGAGACCGCCCTGGACGGCTTCGCACATAAGGACGACGTCGAGGTCGAGTGGCGCAGCTACCAGCTCGACCCGAGCCTGCCCGACCACTATGCGGGCACAGAGACCGAATACCTCAGTCAGGCCAAGGGCATGCCTGCCGATCAGGTTCGGCAGATGTTCGACCACGTCACTCAGCAGGCTGCTGGTGAGGGGCTGGACTACGACTTCGATGCCATCGTCGTCGCCAACAGCTTCACCGCTCACCGCTTCCTCCACCTGGCCAAGACCCACGGGGTCATGAACCAGGTCAAGGAGGAGTTGCTGTCCGGGCACTTCGAAAAGGGCCGCAACATCGGTGACGTCGATTATCTCGCCGCGGTGGCACAGACGGTTGGCATCGACGACGATGAAACTCGTCGAGTCCTCTCCAGCGACGAATACACCGCCGAGGTCAAAGCCGACATCGCCGAGGCTCAGGCACTTGGCGCCACTGGAGTCCCGTTCTTCGTCATCAACCGAAAGTACGGAATCTCCGGCGCCCAGTCGCCCGAGGTCTTCGCCCAGGCCCTCGAGACCGCGTGGGATGAAAGCCAGAACCTCACCGTGCTCGCCGGGGCCGGATCGGGCGCGGACGATGCCACCTCAGACAAGGGTGACGACGAGACCTTCCGCGATGGCGCAGTGTGCGGCCCCGAGGGCTGCGACTGA
- a CDS encoding Rv2578c family radical SAM protein, which produces MRWNQQSALDPTSGADAGSDADTEAGTEAAGADAPPAELFGLKGLVRSVRTPEFAGVTFHEVLAKSALNKVPAASSMPFTWTINPYRGCSHACVYCFARSTHRYLDLDSGEDFDRQVIVKVNTPEVLAAEVAKPKWSRELVALGTNTDPYQRAEGRYSLMPGIITALAEHGTAMSVLTKGTLLRRDLPLLARAKEDVDVEISMSIAVYDDALQQTIEPGTPTTTARLATVRAAANLGFDVTVFLMPVMPKLTDSVDHLDAALRAIKEAGASRVVYGALHLRPGAREWFFAWLEREHPELLPRYRRMYAKSSYASKDYRAWLSRRINPLIDTYDLRGSADDDYPMTRRKDRMQAAAASSTLTHAASLTPPPQEALF; this is translated from the coding sequence ATGAGGTGGAATCAGCAGAGCGCGCTTGACCCGACTTCCGGAGCAGACGCCGGATCAGACGCCGACACTGAGGCCGGCACTGAGGCCGCCGGCGCCGATGCCCCGCCTGCCGAACTCTTCGGCCTCAAGGGCCTGGTGCGCAGTGTTCGAACACCGGAGTTCGCCGGCGTCACCTTCCACGAAGTGTTGGCCAAGTCAGCCCTGAACAAGGTGCCAGCCGCCAGCTCGATGCCTTTCACCTGGACGATCAACCCCTACCGCGGGTGTTCTCACGCCTGCGTATACTGCTTCGCCCGCAGCACCCATCGCTACCTCGACCTCGACTCCGGTGAGGATTTCGACCGGCAGGTCATCGTCAAGGTCAACACCCCAGAGGTCCTCGCTGCCGAGGTCGCCAAACCGAAGTGGTCACGTGAGCTGGTTGCCTTAGGTACGAACACGGACCCCTACCAACGCGCTGAGGGTCGCTACTCACTCATGCCGGGTATCATCACCGCCTTGGCCGAACACGGGACTGCGATGTCGGTTCTGACAAAGGGCACCCTGCTGCGCCGCGACCTGCCGCTGCTCGCCCGCGCCAAAGAGGACGTCGACGTGGAGATCAGCATGTCCATCGCCGTGTACGATGACGCCCTCCAGCAGACGATCGAGCCAGGCACACCGACGACAACAGCACGCCTGGCCACAGTACGCGCGGCCGCGAACCTCGGCTTCGATGTCACCGTCTTCCTCATGCCGGTGATGCCCAAGCTCACCGACTCGGTGGACCATCTTGATGCCGCGCTTCGCGCCATCAAAGAAGCAGGTGCGAGCAGGGTGGTCTATGGAGCCCTACATCTGCGTCCGGGTGCCCGCGAATGGTTCTTCGCCTGGCTGGAACGTGAGCATCCGGAACTGCTGCCCCGCTACCGTCGCATGTATGCGAAGTCCTCTTATGCGTCGAAGGACTACCGTGCTTGGCTGAGTCGACGCATCAACCCGCTCATCGACACCTACGACCTGCGCGGCTCCGCCGACGATGATTACCCGATGACCAGGCGTAAGGACCGTATGCAGGCTGCAGCGGCGTCGTCGACCCTCACACACGCCGCAAGCCTGACTCCCCCACCCCAGGAAGCACTGTTCTGA
- a CDS encoding flavin reductase family protein, producing the protein MTTITRAAAVSPDALRETFSHFPQGVALIGAEVAGAPLGLVASTVTAGVSLDPPLISVAVQTTSSTWPLLRTAPALGISLLGTHQSLLARQLASKDRASRFAGIDPEITADGALTIPGSPARLWTRLYNEVEAGDHTVALLEVLDTSSADVGADAGSDSDALVFHRSEFKGMTVS; encoded by the coding sequence ATGACGACGATCACACGAGCCGCAGCTGTGTCACCGGATGCTCTGCGCGAGACCTTTTCGCATTTCCCACAGGGTGTCGCACTCATCGGAGCGGAGGTCGCCGGAGCTCCCCTCGGGCTGGTCGCCTCGACGGTGACTGCGGGTGTCTCACTCGACCCGCCGTTGATCAGCGTCGCGGTCCAGACCACCTCGAGCACGTGGCCACTCCTGCGGACTGCGCCCGCGCTGGGGATCTCCCTCCTCGGCACCCATCAGTCACTCCTGGCCAGGCAGTTGGCGTCGAAAGACCGCGCATCGCGTTTCGCTGGGATCGACCCCGAGATCACTGCCGATGGCGCGCTGACCATTCCGGGCAGTCCCGCCCGCCTGTGGACGCGCCTCTACAACGAGGTCGAAGCTGGCGATCACACTGTCGCACTGCTGGAGGTCCTCGACACCAGCAGCGCTGATGTCGGCGCTGATGCCGGATCAGACAGCGACGCACTCGTGTTCCACCGCAGCGAATTCAAGGGCATGACGGTCTCATAG
- a CDS encoding LLM class flavin-dependent oxidoreductase: MGGVQFPLLDQLVAVPAMAAATKTLGFVATASVAYEQPYLLARTLTTLDHFTNGRVAWNIVTSYVDSTARNLGLEGQNPHDERYDRADERMDVMYKLFEGSITPEALRADAEENVFVDPEPVHDINHQSKFFTLPRQALAVPGPQGTPLLFQAGASKRGQEFALDHAEAIFFSGPTPQILRT; the protein is encoded by the coding sequence GTGGGGGGAGTCCAGTTCCCCCTTCTCGACCAGCTCGTCGCAGTCCCCGCCATGGCCGCAGCGACGAAGACGCTGGGATTCGTCGCAACCGCCTCGGTGGCCTACGAACAGCCCTACCTGCTGGCCCGGACACTGACGACCCTCGACCACTTCACCAATGGGCGCGTGGCCTGGAACATCGTCACCAGCTACGTCGACTCCACGGCACGCAACCTGGGACTCGAGGGCCAGAATCCCCACGATGAACGCTACGACCGGGCCGATGAGCGCATGGACGTCATGTACAAACTCTTCGAAGGCTCGATCACCCCCGAGGCGCTGCGCGCCGACGCCGAGGAAAACGTGTTCGTCGATCCCGAGCCGGTCCACGACATCAACCACCAAAGCAAGTTCTTCACCCTTCCCCGGCAGGCGCTCGCCGTGCCTGGACCTCAGGGGACACCGCTGCTGTTCCAGGCCGGTGCCTCAAAGCGCGGACAGGAGTTCGCCCTCGACCACGCCGAGGCGATCTTCTTCTCCGGTCCCACACCGCAGATCCTGCGCACCTGA
- a CDS encoding MFS transporter — MSAATPQTSAETTSAPAYKRKALFAAAVGYGLDGFDLLILSFALGGIIATFGLSDVEAGSLSTITLFGAVLGGIVFGSLADSYGRVKVLTWTVLVFAVFTGLSAVAQGYWDMAAYRFIAGIGIGGEFGIGMALAAEAVPAHQRARATSWVGVGFQIGVFAAAIVAAPVIALWGWRALFVIGLFPAVFAFAIRRGVEEPDKFVQSRQGHEVGESEGPGESEGSESDGAGAPAVNLPTFGAKIRALVRD; from the coding sequence ATGAGCGCAGCGACGCCCCAGACATCCGCCGAGACCACCTCGGCACCCGCCTACAAACGCAAGGCACTCTTCGCCGCTGCTGTCGGATACGGGCTCGACGGCTTCGACCTGCTCATTCTCAGCTTCGCACTGGGTGGAATCATCGCCACCTTCGGGCTCAGCGATGTCGAGGCGGGATCGCTGTCGACGATCACCCTCTTCGGCGCAGTCCTCGGCGGTATCGTCTTCGGTTCCCTGGCCGACAGCTACGGACGCGTGAAGGTTCTGACTTGGACCGTTCTCGTCTTCGCCGTGTTCACCGGCCTGAGTGCTGTCGCCCAGGGGTACTGGGACATGGCCGCCTATCGGTTCATCGCCGGCATCGGAATCGGCGGTGAGTTCGGCATCGGCATGGCGTTGGCCGCCGAAGCGGTCCCGGCCCATCAGCGTGCCCGCGCCACATCATGGGTCGGTGTGGGATTCCAGATCGGCGTCTTCGCCGCCGCAATCGTCGCAGCTCCCGTCATAGCGTTGTGGGGGTGGCGAGCACTCTTCGTCATCGGGCTGTTCCCGGCCGTCTTCGCCTTCGCCATCCGCCGAGGTGTCGAGGAACCGGACAAGTTCGTGCAGTCTCGGCAGGGTCATGAAGTGGGGGAGTCGGAGGGCCCAGGGGAGTCGGAGGGCTCGGAGTCCGACGGTGCCGGCGCACCCGCAGTGAACCTTCCGACCTTCGGCGCGAAAATCCGTGCGCTGGTCAGGGACTAA